The Stigmatella aurantiaca DW4/3-1 genome contains the following window.
ACGGCCCACCCTTCGCAAGAGGAACCCCCGCTGACCCTCCGGGAAGCCCGCGACGCGGTGATCCAATCCTTCGAGCGTGCCTACATTCGGCGGCACCTGGAGGAGAACGAGGGCAATGTCTCCGCAGCGGCCCGGCGGATGGGCATCTCCCGCCAGATGCTCCACCGGATGATGGTGGAGCATGGCGTGAGGGCGCCCGGCCACCGAGAGGACTGAGCGCCGACGCGGACGGTGGAGCGCGCGTGTCTGTCCCAGGTGTCAACCGGCGGTTTCCACCTGCCGGGCCCCAAGTTCCCGAAATGTCAGGAACGACACGTTTTGGGGCGGGTGGGCATGGGAGGTGCAGTTGGGTTTTGCACACCCCCGATACGTGGAGCCCCCATGTCCAAGAAGTCCCTCTTCCTCGCCACCGCCCTGCTCGCCGCCCCGTTCACCGGGTGTGGGCCAGGCGCGCTCTCCGAGGAGGATGCCCCCCTGCCCGTGGACACCCAGGCGGAGGAACTCACCCTGCAGAACTGCACGGCCCTGACCCCCACCGCCGTGACCGCCATTGGCGATGATGGCGCTGGCAGCGTGGCCAGCAACACCCAGGACGATAACCTGGCGACGCGCTGGAGCCACCTCGGGCCCGGAAGCTGGATTCAATATGATCTCGGCTCCGCCAAGACCCTCTCTGGCGCCGCGGTGGCCTGGCACCAGGGCAACACGCGGACGAGCCCCTTCTCCCTCTCCGTCTCCACGGACGGGAGCCAGTTCACCTCTGTCTACAGCGGGACCAGCAGCGGCACCACCACCGCCGCCGAGACGTACCGCTTCGCGGAGAAGAGTGCCCGGTACCTGCGCATCCGCGTCGATGGCAACAGCAGCAGCCAGTGGTCCTCCATCACCGAGGCGCGTGTCTGCGGGGCGCAGCAAGCCGTACCGTCCCCCAACGTCGTCTGGAGAGGCGACTTCGAGACGGGAAGCATCTCCCAGTGGAGCCACACGCAGGCGGTGAGCGCGGACCGGCTCCAGATCGTCAACTCCCCTGCCCGCCAGGGTTCCTACGCCATCAAGGCCACCGTCCAGCAGGGCGATGACCCCATCAACTCGAGCGGCAACCGCAACGAACTCGTCTACATGTCCCACGAGCCGGTGAACTCCGAGTTCTATTACCGGTGGAGCACCCGGTTCGCGGCGAACTTCCCCAGCGCGAAGACCTGGCAGCTCTTCACCCAGTGGCACCACGAGGGCTGCTGCGGCTCGCCGCCCGTGGAGTTCTACGTCTATGGCGAGGAGATCCGCCTCTCGATTGGCGGCAACAGCCCGGTCATCGTCTGGAAGACGCCGCTGGTGCGGGACACGTGGCACGACTTCATCTTCCACGTGAAGTGGTCCCCGGATGCGAGCGTGGGCTTCGTGGAGCTGTACCACAACGGCCAGATCGTCCTGCCCAAGCGCAAGATCGCCACCATGTTCTCCGGCTC
Protein-coding sequences here:
- a CDS encoding heparin lyase I family protein; translation: MSKKSLFLATALLAAPFTGCGPGALSEEDAPLPVDTQAEELTLQNCTALTPTAVTAIGDDGAGSVASNTQDDNLATRWSHLGPGSWIQYDLGSAKTLSGAAVAWHQGNTRTSPFSLSVSTDGSQFTSVYSGTSSGTTTAAETYRFAEKSARYLRIRVDGNSSSQWSSITEARVCGAQQAVPSPNVVWRGDFETGSISQWSHTQAVSADRLQIVNSPARQGSYAIKATVQQGDDPINSSGNRNELVYMSHEPVNSEFYYRWSTRFAANFPSAKTWQLFTQWHHEGCCGSPPVEFYVYGEEIRLSIGGNSPVIVWKTPLVRDTWHDFIFHVKWSPDASVGFVELYHNGQIVLPKRKIATMFSGSLNYLKVGLYRSDTVQPVGVVYHDGWMQARTLEAVLAEP